In the Salvelinus namaycush isolate Seneca chromosome 35, SaNama_1.0, whole genome shotgun sequence genome, one interval contains:
- the LOC120029356 gene encoding dentin sialophosphoprotein-like: MCQSIGYRVSDEVSDDEVSDEVSDEVSDEVSDEVSDEVSDEVSDEVSDDEVSDEVSDEVSDDEVSDEVSGEVSDEEVSDEVSDEVSDEVSDNEVSDEVSDEVSDEEVSDEVSDEVSDEVSDDEVSDDEVSDEVSDEVSDKVSGEVSDEVSDEVSDELSDEVSDDVSDEVSDEVSDEVSDEVSDEVSGEVSDEVSDEVSDEVSDEVSDEVSDEVSDEVSDDVSDEVSDEVSDDVSDEVSDEVSDEVSDEVSDEVSDEVSDDVSDEVSDEVSDEVSGEVSGEVSDEVSDDEVSDEVSDDEVSDEVYDEVSDEVSDDEVSDEVSDEMSDNEVSGEVSDEVSDEEVSDEVSDEVSDEVSDEVSDDEVSDEVSGEVSGEVSDEVSDDEVSDEVSNDEVSDEVYDEVSDEVSDDEVSDEVSDEVSDDEVSDEVSDEVSDEVSDEVSDEVSDDEVSDEVSDDEVSDEVSDEVSDEVSDDEVSDEVSDEVSDDVSDEVSDEVSDDEVSDEVSDEVSDDEVSDEVSDEVSDEVSDEVSDEVSDDEVSDEVSDEVSDEVSDEVSDDEESDEVSDEVSDEGSDEGSDEVSDEVSDEVSDDEVSDEVSDEVSDEVSDEVSDEVSDEVSDDEVSDEVSDEVSD; encoded by the exons ATGTGCCAGAGCATCGGATACAGG GTATCTGATGAGGTGTCTGATGATGAGGTATCTGATGAGGTGTCTGATGAGGTGTCTGATGAGGTGTCTGATGAGGTGTCTGATGAGGTGTCTGATGAGGTGTCTGATGAGGTGTCTGATGATGAGGTGTCTGATGAGGTGTCTGATGAGGTGTCTGATGATGAGGTGTCTGATGAGGTGTCTGGTGAGGTGTCTGATGAGGAGGTATCTGATGAGGTGTCTGATGAGGTGTCTGATGAGGTGTCTGATAATGAGGTGTCTGATGAGGTATCTGATGAGGTGTCTGATGAGGAGGTATCTGATGAGGTGTCTGATGAGGTATCTGATGAGGTGTCTGATGATGAGGTGTCTGATGATGAGGTGTCTGATGAGGTGTCTGATGAGGTATCTGATAAGGTGTCTGGTGAGGTGTCTGATGAGGTGTCTGATGAGGTGTCTGATGAGCTATCTGATGAGGTGTCTGATGATGTGTCTGATGAGGTGTCTGATGAGGTGTCTGATGAGGTATCTGATGAGGTATCTGATGAGGTATCTGGTGAGGTGTCTGATGAGGTATCTGATGAGGTGTCTGATGAGGTGTCTGATGAGGTATCTGATGAGGTGTCTGATGAGGTGTCTGATGAGGTGTCTGATGATGTGTCTGATGAGGTATCGGATGAGGTGTCTGATGATGTGTCTGATGAGGTGTCTGATGAGGTGTCTGATGAGGTATCTGATGAGGTATCTGATGAGGTATCTGATGAGGTGTCTGATGATGTGTCTGATGAGGTGTCTGATGAGGTGTCTGATGAGGTGTCTGGTGAGGTGTCTGGTGAGGTGTCTGATGAGGTGTCTGATGATGAGGTATCTGATGAGGTGTCTGATGATGAGGTGTCTGATGAGGTATATGATGAGGTGTCTGATGAGGTGTCTGATGATGAGGTATCTGATGAGGTGTCTGATGAGATGTCTGATAATGAGGTGTCTGGTGAGGTGTCTGATGAGGTGTCTGATGAGGAGGTATCTGATGAGGTGTCTGATGAGGTATCTGATGAGGTGTCTGATGAGGTGTCTGATGATGAAGTGTCTGATGAGGTGTCTGGTGAGGTGTCTGGTGAGGTGTCTGATGAGGTGTCTGATGATGAGGTATCTGATGAGGTGTCTAATGATGAGGTGTCTGATGAGGTATATGATGAGGTGTCTGATGAGGTGTCTGATGATGAGGTGTCTGATGAGGTGTCTGATGAGGTGTCTGATGATGAGGTATCTGATGAGGTGTCTGATGAGGTATCTGATGAGGTGTCTGATGAGGTGTCTGATGAGGTGTCTGATGATGAGGTGTCTGATGAGGTGTCTGATGATGAGGTATCTGATGAGGTATCTGATGAGGTGTCTGATGAGGTGTCTGATGATGAGGTGTCTGATGAGGTGTCTGATGAGGTGTCTGATGATGTGTCTGATGAGGTGTCTGATGAGGTGTCTGATGATGAGGTATCTGATGAGGTGTCAGATGAGGTGTCTGATGATGAGGTATCTGATGAGGTGTCTGATGAGGTATCTGATGAGGTATCTGATGAGGTGTCTGATGAGGTGTCTGATGATGAGGTATCTGATGAGGTGTCTGATGAGGTATCTGATGAGGTGTCTGATGAGGTGTCTGATGATGAGGAATCTGATGAGGTGTCTGATGAGGTGTCTGATGAGGGGTCTGATGAGGGGTCTGATGAGGTGTCTGATGAGGTGTCTGATGAGGTGTCTGATGATGAGGTATCTGATGAGGTGTCTGATGAGGTGTCTGATGAGGTGTCTGATGAGGTATCTGATGAGGTGTCTGATGAGGTGTCTGATGATGAGGTGTCTGATGAGGTGTCTGATGAGGTGTCTGATTAG